The following proteins come from a genomic window of Pirellulaceae bacterium:
- a CDS encoding YkgJ family cysteine cluster protein, whose product MAEPWYQDGLKFQCTACGKCCSGEPGYVWVNSDEIAELAQAMNLSDAQFRQQFVRQVGRRYSLREYPDGDCLLLDPKTRHCLAYEGRPIQCRTWPFWSSNLRTKEDWEQTCRVCPGAGTGKLYSFDHIEIQRKKKRV is encoded by the coding sequence ATGGCCGAACCATGGTATCAGGATGGTTTAAAATTCCAGTGCACAGCCTGCGGTAAATGCTGCTCGGGAGAGCCCGGATATGTGTGGGTGAATTCCGATGAGATTGCCGAGTTGGCCCAGGCTATGAACCTGTCTGATGCGCAGTTCCGCCAACAGTTTGTGCGTCAAGTTGGCCGGCGTTACAGTTTACGGGAATACCCCGACGGCGATTGTCTGCTGTTGGACCCCAAGACACGCCACTGCTTGGCTTACGAGGGCCGTCCAATTCAATGCCGCACGTGGCCGTTTTGGAGTTCCAACCTGCGGACCAAAGAAGATTGGGAGCAAACCTGCCGAGTGTGTCCCGGTGCGGGCACGGGCAAACTGTATAGTTTCGATCACATCGAGATTCAGCGGAAGAAGAAGCGGGTCTGA
- a CDS encoding aminotransferase class V-fold PLP-dependent enzyme — translation MPQRIYLDNAATSWPKPQSVLDAAWDFMTSCGATAGRGSYASARRAEQWLADARRSLSKLIGASDSGSIAFCSSGTHAVNAALWGLVNSGDHVITTQIEHNSVLRPLHQLTQQLGIDVEYVHSDERGIVSLEQARSLVRSHTRWFIIGHGSNVTGAVQDLSGWSRLARDSGARLMVDGSQTLGYVAIDVQAMGIDVFASAGHKGLQALAGTGLLYVSPELQASVRPLMTGGTGLHSQSVDHRPAWPHAVEVGNHNLPGIISMAAAAQELLIQAQDSPIRWQVQWREMMQGLVSGLREIPGVKLLGFTADDWSAAPGRPIVDRLPLISMQLEGWDVHDLAAVLDSHYGIEVRAGLHCAALIHSALNSQEVGGTLRISLGHHTTSADIAAVLAAITEIATSS, via the coding sequence ATGCCGCAACGTATTTACCTGGACAACGCCGCAACCAGTTGGCCAAAGCCACAATCGGTACTGGATGCTGCTTGGGACTTCATGACCAGCTGTGGCGCTACGGCTGGCAGAGGATCGTATGCCAGCGCGCGCCGGGCCGAACAGTGGCTGGCGGATGCTCGTCGCAGTTTATCCAAGCTGATCGGTGCCAGCGATTCAGGTTCCATCGCCTTTTGCAGTTCTGGTACTCACGCTGTGAATGCCGCCTTATGGGGCTTGGTCAATTCTGGAGACCATGTCATCACGACCCAGATCGAGCACAACAGCGTATTGCGCCCGCTGCATCAATTGACTCAGCAACTAGGCATTGATGTCGAGTACGTGCATAGCGATGAGCGGGGAATAGTCAGCCTAGAGCAGGCTCGTTCGCTGGTTCGCAGCCACACGCGCTGGTTTATCATTGGGCATGGTTCGAATGTAACTGGAGCTGTACAGGACTTGTCGGGCTGGAGTCGTTTGGCGCGCGACTCTGGAGCCCGGCTGATGGTTGATGGCTCTCAAACATTGGGTTATGTGGCAATCGATGTTCAGGCGATGGGCATCGACGTCTTTGCGTCAGCCGGACACAAGGGCTTACAGGCACTGGCTGGGACAGGCTTGTTGTACGTGAGCCCTGAATTGCAGGCCTCGGTAAGGCCGCTGATGACGGGAGGTACGGGGCTGCACAGTCAGTCCGTCGATCACCGGCCAGCTTGGCCGCATGCGGTGGAAGTTGGCAATCACAATCTGCCGGGAATCATTTCCATGGCGGCAGCGGCTCAGGAGTTGCTTATTCAAGCGCAAGATTCCCCCATCCGTTGGCAGGTGCAGTGGCGGGAAATGATGCAAGGGTTGGTCAGCGGACTGCGAGAGATACCCGGCGTGAAATTGCTGGGTTTCACAGCAGACGATTGGTCCGCCGCCCCAGGTAGGCCCATTGTCGATCGGTTGCCACTGATAAGTATGCAACTTGAAGGCTGGGATGTGCATGACTTGGCGGCCGTTTTGGACAGCCACTATGGAATCGAAGTACGCGCAGGACTACACTGCGCCGCCCTGATTCATTCAGCCTTGAATAGCCAAGAAGTCGGAGGCACCTTGCGGATCAGCCTGGGGCACCATACAACGTCTGCCGATATAGCTGCGGTGCTGGCAGCCATCACAGAAATCGCCACCAGTTCATAA
- the der gene encoding ribosome biogenesis GTPase Der, with translation MPVPRVVIVGRPNVGKSSIFNWLDGRRLAVVDDQAGVTRDRLTTLIEYGDRYFELMDTGGMGIQDSDNLTKEVEEQISTGIDEADLIMFVVDVRSGLASLDELVAERLRKVQKPVLLLANKADHAGLDSHAVEFHRLGCGWLIPVSTLQNRNRETLLDEIIQRLPEKHPDESDITDPRMKLAIVGRRNVGKSTFVNSLAKAQRMIVSEVPGTTRDSVDVHFNLDGHKFVAIDTPGLRRNKSIRTDIDFYGLHRAQRSIRRADVSLLFFDCTESISKVDKQLAHYIEQQFKPCIFVANKWDLAVDKVPTERWVRYLRENFPSMSYCPIAFITGQTGKNMKALLNHAQMLYKQTQTRVSTAQINKLLKAATTQQQPPLYMNRRPKIYFGSQIATTPPTIILMCNQPLGFPPSYRRYLINVFREHLPFGEVPIKLYLQKRDSEGGGSGRGSGDHDRSEPSDDD, from the coding sequence ATGCCTGTTCCTCGCGTTGTTATCGTAGGCCGTCCCAATGTCGGCAAGAGTAGTATTTTCAACTGGTTAGACGGACGCAGGCTGGCGGTCGTGGACGATCAAGCCGGTGTTACTCGAGATCGACTGACCACCCTCATCGAGTACGGCGACCGTTACTTCGAGCTGATGGATACCGGCGGGATGGGGATTCAAGATAGCGACAATCTGACCAAGGAAGTCGAAGAGCAGATTTCTACCGGAATCGACGAAGCCGACTTGATCATGTTCGTAGTGGACGTTCGATCCGGTTTGGCATCGCTGGACGAACTGGTGGCTGAGCGACTGCGCAAGGTACAGAAACCTGTCTTGCTGTTGGCCAACAAAGCTGACCATGCCGGCCTGGATTCCCATGCAGTCGAATTTCATCGTCTGGGATGCGGCTGGCTGATCCCGGTCAGCACGCTGCAAAACCGTAACCGCGAGACATTGCTGGATGAAATCATTCAGCGACTGCCTGAAAAGCATCCCGACGAATCGGACATCACCGATCCTCGCATGAAGCTGGCGATCGTCGGTCGGCGCAATGTGGGCAAGAGCACATTCGTAAACAGCCTAGCAAAAGCTCAACGAATGATCGTCAGCGAAGTCCCCGGAACGACACGCGACAGCGTGGATGTGCATTTCAATTTAGACGGGCACAAGTTCGTAGCCATCGATACGCCCGGTCTTCGTCGCAACAAGAGCATTCGTACCGACATTGACTTTTACGGCTTGCATCGCGCTCAGCGTAGCATCCGCCGGGCTGACGTAAGCCTGCTGTTCTTCGACTGCACCGAGTCAATTAGCAAAGTTGATAAGCAGCTTGCTCACTACATCGAACAGCAATTCAAACCCTGTATCTTTGTGGCAAACAAATGGGACTTGGCGGTTGACAAAGTACCGACTGAGCGCTGGGTCCGATATCTGCGGGAGAATTTTCCGTCAATGTCTTATTGCCCCATCGCCTTCATAACGGGGCAGACAGGCAAGAACATGAAGGCCCTGCTGAATCACGCGCAGATGCTGTACAAGCAAACTCAAACTCGGGTGTCAACAGCGCAGATCAACAAGCTTCTGAAAGCGGCCACCACCCAGCAACAGCCGCCACTGTATATGAATCGGCGTCCCAAAATCTATTTTGGCTCGCAGATCGCTACAACTCCGCCAACAATAATTCTCATGTGCAATCAGCCGCTGGGCTTTCCACCTAGTTACCGCCGGTACTTGATCAACGTCTTTCGCGAGCATCTACCGTTCGGCGAAGTGCCCATCAAGCTGTATTTACAAAAGCGTGATAGTGAAGGCGGTGGCAGCGGTAGAGGTAGTGGAGATCACGATCGCTCTGAACCGTCCGACGACGACTAG
- a CDS encoding penicillin acylase family protein — protein sequence MSQYSKMCRTMCCVLAAMSCVHNSVNCLWAQEATLYRDTWGVPHVYSESEAAAMYALGYAQAEDRLADIYLAIRTAIGRMAEVTGKSMVDQDYMMRLVGNDSIHEAFLEQASDAMKANLNAFVAGIQSYIDQHPGEAADVAIDIQPWHPLAVGRAMILRWPIGTVMDDLKRGKDPVKPGMGSNQWAVSPSRSADGSAILMSDPHLTWEGLAVLYEARFHGGDLHMNGYYLIGSPMMGIGHNQHVGWALTTGGPDTSDIYRIKFRLVPQPQYLYDDQWKPITMKTFKIPVKDGPPVTRPAFYTHLGPVVSEPDMAAGTAFVGASPYFEQTGLYQQFYDMARVRDVHEFNQVLSAHQYNEQNVMSADVLGNISYVRNGATPIRPAGYDWSRPVDGTTSATAWKGIHPQSDLVHIINPPQGYMQNCNISPQFMMVDSPMHPDKYPPYIYNVSWDLNNPRGKRTVDLLHHDASITVEDAQNITLDVYDILAHRWQLELKAALSECGQDFQSDSEFQAAVAALLAWDGHYTPEATASVLYKFWRLKCGEQIDLSPLGQEQALPTESRKQALSLLKLTINQLKEQYGRWDIPWGQVHVVGRGGQYFPVGGADYSAGDKEANFSETLFDVRSEPDKLQPGRFIANSGSMAMITMFFDKNGVRSYTCTPWGQSAHENSPHYMDQGEHLYSKRKMKPTWWNKADLLEHVESTKTFQLPTSAK from the coding sequence ATGAGCCAATATTCAAAAATGTGCCGAACGATGTGTTGCGTGTTGGCCGCCATGTCATGTGTCCATAATTCCGTGAATTGTCTGTGGGCTCAAGAAGCAACTCTGTATCGCGACACATGGGGCGTACCGCATGTCTACTCGGAAAGCGAAGCCGCCGCCATGTACGCTCTGGGTTATGCCCAGGCTGAAGACCGACTGGCAGATATCTATTTGGCCATTCGTACCGCCATCGGGCGCATGGCCGAGGTCACGGGTAAGTCGATGGTAGATCAAGACTACATGATGCGGCTGGTAGGAAACGATAGTATCCATGAAGCATTTTTGGAGCAGGCATCAGACGCCATGAAGGCTAATTTGAATGCCTTTGTGGCGGGTATTCAGTCCTACATCGACCAGCATCCTGGCGAGGCGGCTGATGTGGCCATCGACATCCAACCGTGGCATCCATTGGCTGTCGGACGCGCCATGATCCTTCGTTGGCCCATCGGCACTGTCATGGACGATCTAAAACGTGGCAAAGACCCGGTCAAGCCAGGTATGGGTTCTAATCAATGGGCGGTTTCCCCATCCCGTTCTGCCGATGGTTCAGCCATTCTAATGTCGGACCCGCATTTGACCTGGGAAGGCTTGGCGGTGCTTTACGAAGCCCGATTTCACGGTGGCGATCTGCACATGAACGGTTACTACTTGATCGGTTCACCCATGATGGGCATCGGCCACAATCAACATGTTGGTTGGGCGTTGACCACTGGCGGTCCCGACACATCGGATATCTACCGGATCAAATTCCGCTTGGTGCCGCAGCCCCAGTACCTGTACGACGACCAGTGGAAGCCGATCACCATGAAGACCTTTAAAATCCCCGTCAAAGATGGACCACCGGTGACTCGCCCGGCCTTCTACACGCATCTTGGTCCAGTTGTTAGTGAGCCCGACATGGCCGCAGGCACCGCTTTTGTCGGCGCGTCGCCCTACTTCGAGCAAACCGGTCTGTATCAGCAGTTTTATGACATGGCGAGAGTCCGTGACGTGCATGAGTTCAACCAGGTCCTGTCGGCTCATCAATACAACGAGCAAAACGTGATGTCTGCCGACGTCTTGGGTAATATTTCCTACGTCCGCAACGGTGCCACGCCAATTCGACCGGCAGGCTACGATTGGTCGCGGCCCGTGGATGGTACGACCAGTGCTACAGCCTGGAAGGGCATTCATCCCCAATCCGATTTGGTGCATATCATAAACCCGCCTCAAGGCTACATGCAGAATTGCAACATTAGTCCTCAATTCATGATGGTCGATTCGCCGATGCACCCGGACAAATATCCGCCCTATATTTACAACGTCAGTTGGGACTTGAATAATCCTCGCGGCAAGCGAACGGTGGATTTGTTGCACCACGATGCCTCGATCACAGTTGAAGACGCTCAGAATATCACTTTGGACGTCTACGATATATTGGCCCACCGTTGGCAGTTGGAACTAAAAGCTGCTCTGTCCGAATGCGGCCAGGACTTTCAGTCCGACTCCGAATTCCAAGCGGCTGTGGCAGCGCTCCTCGCTTGGGATGGACACTATACACCGGAAGCCACCGCCTCTGTGTTATACAAATTCTGGCGGTTGAAGTGCGGCGAACAAATCGACCTTTCGCCGCTAGGACAGGAACAAGCTCTACCCACTGAGTCTCGAAAACAAGCGCTGTCGCTGTTAAAACTAACCATCAATCAACTCAAAGAACAATATGGTCGCTGGGATATTCCATGGGGGCAGGTGCATGTAGTGGGTCGAGGCGGCCAGTACTTCCCAGTTGGCGGAGCTGATTACAGTGCAGGCGACAAGGAAGCCAATTTCTCCGAGACTCTGTTCGATGTGCGTTCCGAGCCCGATAAGCTACAACCTGGACGCTTTATCGCCAACAGTGGATCGATGGCGATGATCACTATGTTCTTCGACAAGAATGGTGTTCGCTCGTACACTTGTACACCGTGGGGGCAATCCGCGCACGAGAATTCGCCGCACTACATGGATCAAGGCGAACACTTATACTCTAAGCGCAAGATGAAGCCCACTTGGTGGAACAAGGCTGATTTGCTGGAACACGTGGAGTCCACCAAGACGTTTCAGCTACCTACCAGTGCGAAGTAA
- a CDS encoding DJ-1/PfpI family protein: MPAKKILFIVGDFVEDYEIMVPFQMLLMVGHQCDVVCPDKRPGDWVATAIHDFEGHQTYTEKPGHRFGLNADFAEVQPERYDALVIPGGRAPEYLRLNQRVLELVRHFSQADKPIAAICHGAQILAAAGVLVGKQCSCYPAVGPEVTASGGTYVAASSSLDSAHTDGNFVTAPAWPAHPAWMRQFLALLGSTIKA, from the coding sequence ATGCCTGCCAAGAAAATTCTGTTTATCGTCGGCGATTTCGTAGAAGACTACGAGATCATGGTGCCGTTTCAGATGCTGCTGATGGTTGGCCATCAGTGTGATGTCGTCTGTCCTGACAAGCGTCCGGGGGATTGGGTGGCAACTGCCATTCACGATTTCGAGGGGCATCAGACCTACACCGAAAAACCGGGGCATCGCTTCGGGCTGAACGCCGACTTCGCAGAAGTTCAGCCTGAACGGTACGATGCGCTGGTAATTCCCGGAGGTCGCGCGCCAGAATATCTACGGCTCAATCAACGCGTGCTTGAACTCGTCCGCCACTTTAGCCAAGCGGACAAACCCATCGCTGCAATTTGCCATGGAGCCCAGATTTTGGCGGCGGCCGGAGTGCTCGTCGGCAAACAGTGCAGTTGCTATCCGGCAGTTGGTCCAGAAGTCACCGCAAGTGGAGGAACGTATGTTGCAGCTTCTTCCAGTCTGGATAGCGCGCACACCGATGGCAACTTTGTTACAGCCCCCGCCTGGCCGGCGCATCCCGCCTGGATGCGGCAGTTCTTAGCATTGTTAGGCTCAACCATCAAAGCCTAA
- a CDS encoding DUF3375 domain-containing protein, protein MSASSYISSMRRESIRAFFEASPTAKLLRSDFAPWVIDFLNQTFKSGESISIGQTELRSRLSVYQEELHETEPDLLTGPPERYVAQWTEAGWLQRFLESASIEPQFQLSRFAEAAIRFIDTNVTHGTSLVGTESRLRLVIETLEDIVRGASADPDRRLNYLREQRAQIEAEIEAIQSGKSVQVYRPSQIRDRFQTAVNLLKDLQSDFRAVEERFQGIARDVQQLQASGSDSRGGILGFALDAEDMLKTQDEGISFYAFVAFLFSPAQQAALVKTIQELQQLTALHDQSESMQRVRRMVPALLAEADKVMRTTARLSTTLRRLLDARAAADRVRLANVLCDIRQAALRLGQAAADPSIQLSPSAEIDLNCPMSRTFWSPAQAFTEQAAMQHAIDGQQALKIAAAFARLQRLDFRQMRSKIRESMVDGRSLTLVQLVERHPVQAGVVELLGYLQIAHDDGHSIDSTHFDRIVVHDRHEASPLSVSIPHITFTPKARHLEIGKKPR, encoded by the coding sequence ATGTCTGCCAGCAGCTATATTTCGTCAATGCGACGCGAAAGTATCCGAGCTTTCTTTGAGGCTTCGCCAACTGCGAAATTATTGCGATCGGATTTCGCGCCATGGGTGATCGACTTTCTGAATCAAACCTTCAAGTCTGGCGAGTCAATCTCGATCGGCCAAACTGAATTGCGTTCGCGTTTGTCGGTTTATCAGGAGGAGCTGCATGAGACCGAGCCGGACCTGCTGACCGGACCACCAGAACGGTATGTGGCTCAGTGGACTGAGGCTGGCTGGCTACAACGGTTTCTTGAGTCAGCCTCAATCGAACCGCAATTCCAGTTGTCACGATTCGCCGAAGCAGCGATCCGGTTCATTGACACAAATGTCACGCACGGTACGAGCTTGGTGGGCACGGAAAGCCGCTTGCGGCTAGTGATCGAGACACTGGAGGACATCGTGCGTGGAGCGTCGGCGGACCCGGATCGGCGTTTGAATTACCTGCGGGAGCAGCGTGCACAAATCGAAGCCGAAATCGAAGCGATCCAGTCGGGCAAGTCGGTTCAGGTTTATCGTCCTTCGCAAATTCGCGATCGCTTTCAAACGGCGGTGAATTTGCTGAAAGACCTACAGTCAGACTTCCGCGCAGTCGAAGAGCGTTTCCAAGGCATTGCTCGCGACGTTCAGCAGCTTCAAGCCTCGGGCAGCGACTCGCGTGGCGGCATCTTGGGATTTGCGCTCGACGCCGAGGACATGCTCAAGACACAGGACGAAGGTATCAGCTTCTACGCCTTCGTGGCTTTCCTGTTCTCCCCGGCTCAGCAAGCTGCATTGGTGAAGACCATTCAAGAGTTACAACAACTCACTGCGCTGCACGATCAATCGGAGTCGATGCAGCGGGTGCGCCGCATGGTTCCGGCTCTACTGGCTGAAGCTGACAAGGTGATGCGAACCACTGCTAGACTCTCAACAACACTTCGGCGATTGCTTGACGCAAGAGCGGCTGCCGATCGGGTGCGATTGGCGAACGTCCTGTGCGATATTCGCCAGGCCGCGCTGCGGCTCGGCCAAGCCGCTGCCGACCCATCGATCCAATTGTCTCCCAGCGCGGAGATCGATCTGAACTGTCCGATGTCGCGGACCTTCTGGTCCCCCGCCCAGGCATTTACCGAACAGGCCGCAATGCAACACGCTATTGACGGCCAGCAAGCACTCAAGATAGCGGCTGCCTTTGCACGCTTGCAACGTCTTGATTTTCGCCAAATGCGTAGCAAAATCCGAGAGTCTATGGTCGATGGCCGAAGCCTAACGCTGGTACAACTGGTCGAGCGACATCCGGTTCAGGCTGGCGTGGTGGAACTATTGGGCTACCTACAAATCGCCCACGACGACGGCCACTCGATCGACTCGACGCACTTCGACCGGATTGTCGTTCACGACCGTCACGAGGCGTCTCCTTTGTCCGTGTCCATTCCACACATCACCTTCACCCCCAAAGCTCGCCACCTAGAGATCGGCAAGAAACCGCGATGA
- a CDS encoding DUF4194 domain-containing protein produces MTPAAGVEKQSESSERLPGTMEWSAAAVRLLQGVVYHNDNEKTWDTLLRSTSPLSDYFAKIGLLLVVDEAEGMAYLRQLDEDEIAPESDSVPRLFRRTPLGYEASLLCVLLRDRLRQFEEEDVQNERCVVAQHDLLDLWKVFFSSQPDEVKLNRSLQASLRKLEELKFVRQFEDEPLSWEIRRILKARIPLSELENLKSVLTGAVESMTDVKTQGTVEGEVPRTGELSYDASATLPEAESQ; encoded by the coding sequence ATGACCCCTGCTGCCGGCGTCGAAAAACAATCTGAGTCCAGCGAACGATTGCCAGGCACCATGGAATGGAGCGCTGCGGCGGTGCGCTTGTTACAGGGTGTGGTGTATCACAATGACAACGAAAAGACTTGGGACACATTGCTGCGTTCTACCAGTCCACTGAGCGACTACTTTGCCAAGATTGGGCTGTTGCTGGTCGTGGATGAGGCCGAAGGCATGGCCTACTTGCGACAATTGGACGAAGATGAGATCGCTCCGGAAAGCGACAGCGTACCCCGATTGTTTCGTCGCACGCCGCTGGGCTACGAAGCCAGCTTGCTATGCGTCCTTCTGCGAGACAGGCTGCGACAGTTTGAAGAAGAGGATGTTCAAAACGAGCGTTGCGTGGTCGCTCAACATGATTTGTTGGACCTGTGGAAAGTCTTCTTCAGCAGTCAGCCCGACGAGGTCAAACTGAATCGTTCGCTGCAAGCCTCACTCCGCAAGCTGGAAGAACTGAAATTTGTGCGACAGTTTGAAGATGAGCCACTGAGCTGGGAAATTCGTCGCATCTTGAAGGCCCGCATTCCGCTGAGTGAGCTAGAGAATCTGAAGTCGGTCTTAACAGGCGCTGTCGAGTCCATGACAGATGTTAAGACCCAGGGAACTGTTGAAGGAGAAGTACCGCGCACTGGCGAGCTTAGCTACGATGCGTCGGCCACACTTCCGGAGGCTGAGAGCCAGTAG
- a CDS encoding isochorismatase family protein — translation MTATNGMLDPEDSVMLLIDHQSGLFNTVRDVPVPDLRNYAVALAKTATLLKIPVITTASVPDGPNGPLIPEIHKFAPHAHYVPRTGQINAWDNPLFVEAIEKTGRKTVIIAGTLTSVCMAFPAISAVEAGYKAYCVVDASGNWSKLATDITIARVAQAGAIPTDTFAIVAELMRTWNRAEGSKFAEILSEHVCPEYKCLIESFGKAQQVATDGPETKLDKYR, via the coding sequence ATGACTGCAACGAATGGAATGCTCGATCCGGAAGATTCAGTGATGCTTCTCATCGATCATCAAAGTGGATTGTTCAACACTGTGCGAGATGTCCCCGTTCCTGACCTGCGAAATTATGCGGTAGCACTCGCGAAAACCGCAACATTGCTAAAGATCCCAGTTATCACAACGGCTTCGGTACCAGATGGACCAAACGGACCGTTGATACCGGAGATTCACAAGTTTGCTCCCCATGCGCATTATGTCCCACGTACTGGGCAAATCAATGCATGGGACAATCCACTTTTCGTCGAGGCGATTGAAAAGACAGGACGAAAAACAGTCATCATCGCTGGGACGCTGACCAGTGTTTGCATGGCCTTTCCGGCAATCAGTGCAGTGGAAGCGGGCTACAAAGCATATTGCGTAGTCGATGCTTCCGGGAACTGGAGCAAGCTAGCGACAGATATCACAATCGCTCGGGTTGCACAGGCAGGTGCTATTCCCACAGACACATTTGCTATCGTGGCCGAGTTGATGCGCACTTGGAATCGGGCCGAAGGCTCGAAGTTTGCAGAGATACTGTCTGAGCACGTTTGCCCTGAATACAAGTGCTTGATCGAAAGTTTCGGCAAGGCACAGCAAGTTGCCACGGATGGTCCAGAGACAAAACTAGACAAGTATCGGTGA
- a CDS encoding helix-turn-helix transcriptional regulator, with protein sequence MRETATCPVETTLKIIGGRWKVLIIHFLIDGKQRFGELARSLGSISARTLSKQLRELEEDGVIDRQDFREIPPKVEYALTPLGKSLEPVLRAMESWGLIAEKNAKSKKRIRPARN encoded by the coding sequence ATGCGAGAAACTGCGACTTGCCCAGTAGAAACAACTCTCAAAATCATTGGAGGACGCTGGAAAGTGCTGATCATTCATTTTCTTATCGACGGCAAGCAGCGTTTCGGAGAACTCGCACGCTCACTTGGAAGCATTTCGGCCCGCACGCTCTCGAAGCAATTACGTGAGCTTGAAGAAGACGGAGTCATAGATCGCCAGGATTTTCGCGAAATTCCGCCAAAGGTCGAGTATGCACTCACGCCTCTCGGCAAGTCACTTGAACCGGTTTTAAGAGCAATGGAATCATGGGGATTGATCGCCGAAAAGAACGCTAAGAGCAAGAAGCGAATTCGGCCAGCCCGTAATTAA
- a CDS encoding porin: MRLLADIEAQGKHIVFADANCNRTCAGLANMLTFYRAVVALLLCLLSGQLASGQLVFSVPDTQLSVDFPAAIDQQTNLVSKLATGTEDSGTVQDIDSRVKALERLHAETQGELKKLADAKSKAEADNKKLPNITINGVFQADAVSFDQDDASRLTYGRIENGADFRRARLSAKGAVSDRMDYFLQMDFGFFGRPTFTDVWADFKDAGPLGTVRVGQWKQPFGLETVSSFRYTTFMERSSTFQAFVPFRHIGVGFYDHSQDLNWTWATSYFRTGQDQFGGSLSSNGGNGMATRLTHLLWHGSQGADYLHLGTAYVLNSPPNDRVRFRSIPEIFVGEFVVPSVSPIGTSGQPVPDVANGTPFFVDTGTLTNIELTQTLGIESLWVRGPLSWQSEAMGCFVNTAASGDAFFNGAYSQVGWFLTGEHRPYDRKAGAIDRVLPRNSVSRCGGCGAWELAARWSYLDLNNRGITGGLMQNMTAGLNWYVNPYCKCVFNYIHSWAEARPIRNGVIQSNALMASQASAFGVRCQLDF; this comes from the coding sequence TTGAGACTCTTAGCAGACATCGAAGCGCAAGGCAAGCATATCGTATTTGCTGATGCCAATTGCAATAGGACGTGTGCGGGACTTGCCAATATGCTCACATTTTACCGCGCAGTGGTTGCCCTACTGCTCTGCCTGTTAAGCGGACAATTAGCGTCCGGCCAACTTGTGTTTTCCGTTCCCGATACACAGCTGTCCGTAGATTTTCCCGCAGCAATTGACCAGCAGACAAATTTGGTATCGAAACTGGCAACAGGTACGGAGGATTCAGGCACGGTTCAGGATATAGACAGTCGCGTCAAAGCGTTGGAAAGGCTGCACGCCGAGACGCAAGGCGAATTAAAAAAACTGGCCGACGCCAAGTCTAAAGCCGAGGCGGACAATAAAAAGCTGCCCAACATCACAATTAATGGCGTGTTTCAAGCTGACGCGGTGTCGTTTGACCAGGATGACGCTAGTCGGTTGACGTACGGGCGCATTGAGAACGGCGCAGACTTTCGTCGCGCTCGACTGAGCGCCAAGGGCGCTGTCTCAGATCGCATGGACTACTTCTTGCAAATGGATTTTGGATTCTTTGGCCGGCCAACGTTTACCGATGTATGGGCGGATTTCAAGGATGCGGGACCGCTGGGTACAGTGCGCGTTGGCCAGTGGAAGCAACCCTTCGGCTTAGAGACCGTAAGCAGCTTCCGCTACACAACATTCATGGAACGCTCCTCGACCTTTCAAGCCTTCGTACCTTTCCGGCATATCGGCGTCGGGTTCTATGACCACTCTCAGGACTTGAACTGGACCTGGGCGACATCCTACTTTCGCACTGGCCAGGACCAGTTTGGCGGATCGCTCAGCTCCAACGGTGGCAACGGCATGGCGACTCGGCTGACGCACTTGCTGTGGCACGGTTCTCAAGGAGCCGATTATTTGCATTTGGGAACGGCATATGTTCTGAATTCACCGCCCAACGACCGGGTTCGATTTCGGAGTATCCCGGAAATCTTCGTCGGCGAGTTTGTTGTACCTTCAGTAAGTCCAATAGGCACCAGCGGCCAACCGGTACCCGATGTTGCCAATGGCACCCCGTTCTTTGTGGATACCGGCACATTGACCAATATCGAGTTGACGCAGACACTGGGCATTGAGTCGTTGTGGGTACGTGGACCGTTGTCATGGCAATCCGAGGCAATGGGCTGCTTTGTGAATACTGCCGCCAGCGGAGATGCGTTTTTTAACGGTGCCTACTCGCAAGTCGGTTGGTTCTTGACCGGCGAACATCGCCCATACGATCGCAAAGCCGGAGCTATCGACCGTGTGTTGCCGCGAAATAGCGTCTCTCGATGCGGAGGTTGTGGAGCCTGGGAGCTGGCCGCACGCTGGTCCTATTTGGACTTGAACAATCGAGGAATTACCGGCGGGCTCATGCAGAATATGACTGCTGGATTGAATTGGTATGTGAATCCCTACTGCAAATGCGTATTCAACTACATTCACTCTTGGGCCGAAGCGCGGCCCATCCGCAACGGGGTTATCCAGTCTAACGCCCTCATGGCATCACAAGCCAGTGCCTTCGGCGTTCGCTGCCAACTGGATTTTTAA